The nucleotide window CGAGGGCACAGGTTTACCGGGAAATGAACAACATTCCCGAATCCCTGGGTACGGCAGTCAACGTGCAAGCCATGGTGTTTGGCAACTTTGGGGATGACTCCGGCTCCGGGGTGGCCTTTACCCGCAATCCCTCCACTGGCGAAAAAGCGTTCTTTGGTGAATTCCTGTTTAATGCGGCGGGCGAAGATGTGGTCGCGGGTATTCGCACCCCAGAGCCTATCGATGCGCTGAGGCAGCGCCTTCCAGACGTCTACGACGAGCTGTATCGCACCCAGGCTATGCTGGAACAACACTATCGCGATATGCAGGATATTGAATTTACGGTTCAGCAAGGCCGTTTTTACATGCTGCAAACCCGCAGCGGTAAGCGCACTGGCCACGCCGCCATTGGCATGGCGGTGGATATGGTGAACGAAGGATTAATCAGTGAAAAAGAAGCCTTGCTACGTGTGACCCCCGAACACGTGGAAGCTCTGTTGCACCCGATGCTGGATCCGGCGGCGAAAACCGAGCCGGTGGCCACTGGCCTGCCTGCCAGCCCCGGTGGGGCAACCGGTTGCGTGGTGTTTTCTGCGGACGAAGCGGTAGCGCGCAGCGGGGAAGGGCAGAAAGTGGTGTTGGTACGCCGTGAAACCACCCCGGAGGATATTCACGGCATGAAAGTGGCCGAGGGTATTCTCACTGAACTGGGCGGCATGACCTCTCACGCCGCTGTGGTTGCCCGGGGTATGGGGGTTTGTGCCATTACCGGCTGTGGCAGCCTGACTATCGATTACAGTGCGGGCACTGCCACGACAGAGAGCGGTGTGGTGATGCGTCGCGGTGATGTCATTACCCTGGATGGCTCCACCGGGGAGGTGATGCTGGGAGAGATTGCCAAAATGGAAGCCAGCGCCAGCGAAGATTTTCAGACCATACTGGGCTGGGCTGATCGTTACCGCCGCTTGAAAGTACGGGCCAACGCCGAAACCCCGGAAGACGCGGCCAAGGCTCGTGAACTGGGTGCGCAAGGCATTGGCTTGTGCCGTACTGAGCATATGTTCTTTGCGGCTGATCGCATTGATGTGATGCGCGCCATGGTGCTGTCTGAAACCGTAGAAGAGCGCCGACAGCACTTGGCAAAACTCAAAGAGTTCCAGCAGGCGGACATGCTCGGCTTGTTCAAAGAAATGGCAGGGCTGCCGGTTACCATTCGCTTGCTTGATCCGCCATTGCACGAATTTTTGCCTCACGATGGCGATAGCCTTGAAGGACTGGTAGCCAGTACCGGCAAATCGGAACAACAGATAAAAGCCATTAGCCAGCGCTTGAGCGAAGTGAATCCCATGCTCGGCTTTCGCGGCTGCCGTTTGTCCGTGGTATTCCCGGAAATTACCGAAATGCAGATCGATGCAATTTTCTCTGCTGCCATCGAAGCGGCTGAAAAAGGCTATCGGCCGATGCCGGAAATTATGATTCCCCTGGTGGTGAATGTGCGGGAAATTCGCCTGGTAACAGATATTATCGATCAGCGCATTCGCCGCCTTTTGGACAAACAGCGTTTCTCCATCCCCTACAAAATTGGCACCATGATGGAAACACCACGGGCTTGCCTGGGCGCAAAACGCTTGGCGCCGGCGGTGGAATTTATGAGCTTCGGCACCAACGATTTAACCCAGATGACCTACGGATTTTCTCGGGATGATGCCGGTACCTTTATCCCCAGCTATCTGGATAAGAAGCTGATCGAACACGACCCGTTCGTGTCTCTGGACCAACGGGCGGTGGCCAAGTTAATGAAAATGGCGATCAGAGATTCCAAGCGTGCCAAGAAAGGCCTCAAATACGGTATTTGCGGGGAACACGGCGGCGACCCTATCTCGGTAAAATTCTGCCACAAGCTCGGTCTGGACTATGTATCTTGCAGCCCATTCCGGGTGCCTGTCGCCCGAATTGCCGCGGCCCAGGCCTGGGTGATGGAAGATGCGGACGGTTAACGATGGAACAGTTTGAACTGGAAGGCCGGGAGTTTGTGGAGCTTCATAACCTGTTAAAACTCACCGGCTTGGCTCACAGTGGCGGCACGGCAAAATTGCTGATTGCGGATGGATTGGTCACTGTGGATGGCGAGGTTGAATTGCGTAAGCGCTGTAAAATTCGCGCGGGGCAGGCGGTGACTTTTCAAGGGCAGACTGTGCAAGTGCAGGCCTGAGTAGGCAGATGTCGCGCGCCATAAAAGATTACGACAACAGTTTGTCCTTGGCCTGATTGATTTTCGCGGCCAAATGGTCGTTGCCGCCGCGATCTGGGTGCAGCTTTTGAATCAACTTTTTGTGTGCGCGGACAATATCTTCTTTACTGGCGCCCGGCTCAAGGCCAAGGGTGTCCCAAGCTTCTTGCTCGGTCATATTGCCCTGCTGAGAAGTTGGCGTTGCCGGCCCTTGTTGGCTGTCGGCGCGGCGCCGCAAATTCAATAACGGCAGTATTCTTAATGCGAGCCCGAGCAATCCTTTGAACAGTGGCACCAAGCCAGCAACTGCCACTCCAAGCCAGTGCATTCGCCCGCTGACTGCAAGAATGACCAAAATGCCCAACACTCCCCAAAAACCGGACCACAGCAAAAAATTGCGGCGTTTTTCAGGGGGGCAAGCTTTGAGTTTTGACCA belongs to bacterium SCSIO 12696 and includes:
- the ppdK gene encoding pyruvate, phosphate dikinase, whose amino-acid sequence is MAKRVYLFNEGSKDDKELLGGKGANLCEMTNLGLPVPYGFVITTPTCQEFFDSGNQLPPQLDQEYRVALELVEQEMGARFGDPENPLLFSVRSGAAISMPGMMNTILNLGLNDDIAAGLAKKTANPRFAYDCYRRFIQMFGDVVLGVDGEKFEHEIEAYKKAHGKAQDVDMTAEDWQAVINTFKTLVDFPQDPYEQLRLAIEAVFLSWYTPRAQVYREMNNIPESLGTAVNVQAMVFGNFGDDSGSGVAFTRNPSTGEKAFFGEFLFNAAGEDVVAGIRTPEPIDALRQRLPDVYDELYRTQAMLEQHYRDMQDIEFTVQQGRFYMLQTRSGKRTGHAAIGMAVDMVNEGLISEKEALLRVTPEHVEALLHPMLDPAAKTEPVATGLPASPGGATGCVVFSADEAVARSGEGQKVVLVRRETTPEDIHGMKVAEGILTELGGMTSHAAVVARGMGVCAITGCGSLTIDYSAGTATTESGVVMRRGDVITLDGSTGEVMLGEIAKMEASASEDFQTILGWADRYRRLKVRANAETPEDAAKARELGAQGIGLCRTEHMFFAADRIDVMRAMVLSETVEERRQHLAKLKEFQQADMLGLFKEMAGLPVTIRLLDPPLHEFLPHDGDSLEGLVASTGKSEQQIKAISQRLSEVNPMLGFRGCRLSVVFPEITEMQIDAIFSAAIEAAEKGYRPMPEIMIPLVVNVREIRLVTDIIDQRIRRLLDKQRFSIPYKIGTMMETPRACLGAKRLAPAVEFMSFGTNDLTQMTYGFSRDDAGTFIPSYLDKKLIEHDPFVSLDQRAVAKLMKMAIRDSKRAKKGLKYGICGEHGGDPISVKFCHKLGLDYVSCSPFRVPVARIAAAQAWVMEDADG
- a CDS encoding RNA-binding S4 domain-containing protein; protein product: MEQFELEGREFVELHNLLKLTGLAHSGGTAKLLIADGLVTVDGEVELRKRCKIRAGQAVTFQGQTVQVQA
- a CDS encoding DnaJ domain-containing protein, whose product is MHRLIIVIAALFAAWYWWSKLKACPPEKRRNFLLWSGFWGVLGILVILAVSGRMHWLGVAVAGLVPLFKGLLGLALRILPLLNLRRRADSQQGPATPTSQQGNMTEQEAWDTLGLEPGASKEDIVRAHKKLIQKLHPDRGGNDHLAAKINQAKDKLLS